The genomic window CCAACGACCAGTGGATTCTGGAACGTACTGGCATTCGCGAGCGCCACATGGCCGCAAAGGGACAGGCGACGAGCGACCTGGCAGTGGAAGCTGCGAAAGATTGCCTGGCGAAGCGAGGCATCGATGCCAGCGAGATCGACTGCATTGTCGTTGGGACCGTCACGCCCGACATGCTATTTCCCGCCACCGCGTGCCTGGTGCAAGCAAAGCTGGGAGCCACGAAGGCATGGGGATTTGACTTGAGCGCCGCTTGCTCGGCCTTCACATACTCGCTGCAGGTGGGTGCGAAGTTTATTGAAAGCGGCACGCACAAGAAGGTGCTGGTGATCGGCGCGGACACGATGAGTTCCATCGTGGATTACACAGATCGTTCCACGTGCATCCTGTTTGGTGATGGTGCTGGTTGCGTTCTGCTGGAGCCCTGTGAAGAAGGCGAAGTTGGCCTGATCGATTTCCACCACGAGGTGGACGGAAATGGTGGCCCTGCGCTGAACATGCCTGCGGGTGGCAGTCTGAAGCCGTCCAGCCACGAGACGGTCGATGCTCGTGAGCACTTCATCCGGCAGGATGGGCAGACGGTGTACAAGTTTGCTGTGCGCAAAATGATGGAAGCCAGCGAAACGGTTCTCGCGCAGAATGGCGTGGCTGGTACGGAGATCGCAGCGTTCATTCCACATCAGGCGAACAAGCGCATCATCCTGGCCACGGCAGAACGCCTGGGCATGCCGCTGGAGCGTGTTGTGATCAACATTGATCGCTATGGCAATACGACCGGTGGAACGATTCCGCTAGCTATGGGGACTGCGCTGGAAGAGGGACGCCTGAAGAAGGGCGATCTGGTTCTGCTGGCGTCGGTGGGCGCTGGATTCACCGTGGGCGCGACGCTGTTGCGCTGGGAGTTCTAGGCACTTCGTGCGGTTCTCGACGTCGCTTTCGCGACGTGGTTCTTACTCCGTTTTCAAAAGATGAAGAAGCCCGGCCTCGCGCCGGGCTTCTTCATTTGAGTGCCTTATGCAGCTGCGGGAGCTGCCGCCGTCTGTTTGCGTAGACGGTTCTGGCGAAGTTTCACGACGGCGTAGATGACGCCGAACAAAACAGATCCCCAGACAACCACCAGCAGAATCCATCCGTATTTTTCCGCGAAACGTAGATAGATTGGCATTATGCGTCG from Terriglobus sp. TAA 43 includes these protein-coding regions:
- a CDS encoding beta-ketoacyl-ACP synthase III, with protein sequence MSLELKPRVSVRAKISSVGTYVPERILTNADLEKMVETNDQWILERTGIRERHMAAKGQATSDLAVEAAKDCLAKRGIDASEIDCIVVGTVTPDMLFPATACLVQAKLGATKAWGFDLSAACSAFTYSLQVGAKFIESGTHKKVLVIGADTMSSIVDYTDRSTCILFGDGAGCVLLEPCEEGEVGLIDFHHEVDGNGGPALNMPAGGSLKPSSHETVDAREHFIRQDGQTVYKFAVRKMMEASETVLAQNGVAGTEIAAFIPHQANKRIILATAERLGMPLERVVINIDRYGNTTGGTIPLAMGTALEEGRLKKGDLVLLASVGAGFTVGATLLRWEF